In the genome of Variovorax sp. PAMC26660, the window TTGCCGTTGAGGTCGGTGGGACGCTGGTCCCTGGCGTCGTAGGTGGTGCCGGCAATCCACTGCTTGAGCTCGGCCATCGTGAAGTCGGTGATCGACCAGTCGTTGGTGTGGTCCTCGCCATCGACAACCAGCGACTTGAGCACGGACTTCGGATCGTTGGGGTCGGTCAGGTCGCTCTTGTATTGCGCCGGGCCGTTCTCGGGGACCGCCGGGTACTTCACGTTGACCAGCACGGGCGGCACAGTGCGCTTGCGGGCTGCGACAGCGTTGTTGGTCTTGGCAACCTCCGCGATGTTGGTGTTGTCGCTGAGCCAGGGGTTGTGGCGGGCGACGAGCACGCAGTCCTTGGTGAGGTGCAGATCGGTTTCGAGCGAATCCGCACCGGCATCGGCCGCGCCTTCGTAGGAGGCCCTGGTTTCTTCAGGGAACAGGCCCGGCAGGCCGCGATGGCCGATGACCAGTGGCATGGAGCCGTCGAGTGTGGCCAGCGGCGCCGGTTGCGCAGGAGGCGCGGGCGTTGGCGTTGGCGTGGGGGCGGGCGGAATGAACGGAAACGAGGCACCGCCGCCACCACCGCCGCAGGCAGCAATGGCGAGGCTGCCGCCCAGGGCCAGCACGGCAGCGCGCAGCGGTCGGAGCGCGGGCGCGCGAACGGTCTTTGTCATGGTGTTTTCGATTGTTTGAAGAGGTCCAAAGGCCGGCGGATGCTAGGTTTGGCCCGTGACGCCACGGTGACCGGCGGGCTGCCTGTGTGGCAGCCGTGTTGGATCTCAGCGCCCGGGCCGGGTGCCCACCAGCACAGGCTGGAAGAACGCGCCATCGATGCGCCTGACGTTTTCCAGCCCCGCCTCGCGCATGAGTTCGCACAGCCGCGCCGTCGACACCGCGTAGTACCTGGAGCGCATCACGCGCGTGCTCACCTCATGCGTCGAGAGATCTTCCGAAATGAAGAAGAAGCCTAGGTCATAGTGCTCGCCCACGAAATCCCAGACCTGGAACAGCACATGACGCATGCCGTTCTCGACCCGCGCGCCATAGTGCTTGACGAGGTTGGTGCCGCGCTCTTCCTTCGCATAGTCGCGCACGCTGACCAGGCAGCCGCCGCCAGGGCGCAGGCACGCGGTCATCTGGCGGAACGCGAGCAGCAGGTCTTCGTCGGTCTGCAGGTGCGGCATGGAGTTGTCGCAGGACATGACGATGTCGAAGCCGCTGCCGTGCTGCGCGTGGGCCTGGCGCATGTCGCACACGGCGAAGTCGATATCGAGGTCGCGAAGGCGTGCCTCGTGGCGGGCGCGTTCGATTTCCCGGGCCGACAGGTCGGAGGCCGTCACCGGATAGCCGAGCCCCGCCAGCGCCAAGGTCTGCGTGCCGATGCCGCACGAGACATCGAGCACCTTTCGGTGGCCCGGCCATTCGGTCTCGATGAGGTGCGAGAGGCTGGCTCCTTGTTGGCGGATGCTAGCGTTCCAGTCGGGGTAGATCAGGTGATAGAGCGGTGCGAGCTCGTCGTAGAAATCAGGCGAGGTTTTCATGGCTCAGGATGATGCCGCACCAGCTTGTTCCTGAAGTCGTCGCGGTGTGGGCAAGTCGGGTGCCACGGCGTTGCGAGCCCACTGACAATCCGGCGTCACCATGCCAAGAAAACTCATAGCCCCCTTGCTCGGTCTGGCCCTGTCCCTTTGCGCATCGGCCTTTTTCTTCTGGGCCTGGTACGCGCGCTACCTGCGCTGGGACTTCAACGAACTGGGTCGTCACTACGACGCCGAAAGCCAAGTCGTCTACACCGATGCCGGGTTCGTCTGGGTGTTTCCCGCTTGCGGCTTCCTGCTCGTGGCGCTGGTGATTGCAGTTCGCGCCCTTCGCCGGCATCGCGCCCACAGGTAACCCGGTCCGGAAGGCGCCAGGCAGCGCAAACCCGAGTCGGGCAAACCCGCTTCC includes:
- a CDS encoding class I SAM-dependent methyltransferase, with product MKTSPDFYDELAPLYHLIYPDWNASIRQQGASLSHLIETEWPGHRKVLDVSCGIGTQTLALAGLGYPVTASDLSAREIERARHEARLRDLDIDFAVCDMRQAHAQHGSGFDIVMSCDNSMPHLQTDEDLLLAFRQMTACLRPGGGCLVSVRDYAKEERGTNLVKHYGARVENGMRHVLFQVWDFVGEHYDLGFFFISEDLSTHEVSTRVMRSRYYAVSTARLCELMREAGLENVRRIDGAFFQPVLVGTRPGR